One window from the genome of Labeo rohita strain BAU-BD-2019 chromosome 10, IGBB_LRoh.1.0, whole genome shotgun sequence encodes:
- the ankrd34ba gene encoding ankyrin repeat domain-containing protein 34B translates to MEGPQVVNTDGNSLLKAVYLSRLRLTRLLLEGGAYINESNECGETPLMVACRSRHMDHQSVSKAKMVGYLLESGADPNIQDKSGKTALMHACLEQAGSEVVALLLGSGADPCLEDHNGSSALIYAINASDEDTLKILMDACKARGKEIIIITPDKLACGRQTAKQYLPIPPLTMVEQWSSGIVPCASPSDILLSTSPQGTLSSSPTEHMFSFQDLQSMTNSQPTSPSHQVPLVNSRLSKIHNLQRLHSEPWLKIPQSFLAQQFVKSNSATEDLPDITPEEEMTFRMNRLVFDNTPLSRHCSVDLKEANSLSHSLSRGSINEGLRPEGALCRNMSFDSLSSLHSLSHPNLHCKSSVEALPAEKYPDKSLPNLAVSSLRNIIQRRKLGMDHYSSDSQLSVSLANSPEDRKGQLEKRKLANSRSPTLVGSRESLENASLTHLHRRNPISYERRGSGALLDPISHPRAGFLPPLNQHAPIPNITGSGSNKTVCGIAAGTKPCIPSAPAGFPKDLKTRKRLMRRHSMQTEQLKRHGDFTEIFGH, encoded by the coding sequence ATGGAAGGTCCCCAAGTAGTCAACACCGATGGCAACTCCTTGCTTAAGGCTGTCTACCTAAGTCGTCTCCGTCTAACACGGCTACTCCTTGAAGGCGGCGCCTATATTAATGAGAGTAATGAATGCGGAGAAACACCCTTGATGGTCGCCTGCAGGAGCAGGCATATGGACCACCAAAGCGTCTCGAAGGCTAAAATGGTTGGGTACCTGCTTGAAAGTGGTGCCGATCCAAACATCCAGGATAAAAGTGGGAAGACGGCTCTAATGCACGCCTGTTTGGAGCAAGCCGGTTCGGAGGTAGTGGCACTGCTCTTGGGTAGTGGGGCGGATCCGTGTCTGGAGGACCACAACGGTTCTTCAGCTCTTATATACGCAATTAATGCCAGCGATGAAGACACTCTTAAAATCCTGATGGATGCCTGCAAAGCCAGAGGAAAagaaatcatcatcatcaccccTGATAAACTTGCATGCGGAAGGCAAACGGCAAAGCAGTACTTACCTATTCCTCCACTTACGATGGTGGAACAATGGAGTTCGGGAATCGTTCCCTGTGCTTCTCCGTCCGATATCCTCCTCAGTACATCCCCACAGGGGACTCTTTCTTCTAGTCCTACAGAGCACATGTTTTCCTTCCAGGATCTCCAAAGCATGACCAATTCCCAGCCAACTTCTCCATCTCACCAGGTTCCCCTGGTGAACAGTCGGTTGAGCAAAATCCACAATCTCCAAAGATTACATTCTGAGCCTTGGCTGAAGATCCCACAGTCTTTCCTAGCCCAACAGTTTGTGAAAAGCAACTCCGCTACGGAGGATCTCCCGGACATCACACCCGAAGAGGAGATGACTTTCAGAATGAACAGACTGGTTTTTGATAATACTCCACTGTCGAGGCATTGCAGTGTTGATTTGAAAGAAGCCAACTCTTTGAGTCATAGTCTAAGTCGAGGAAGCATCAATGAAGGTTTGAGACCGGAAGGAGCACTGTGCCGCAACATGTCCTTTGATAGCTTATCATCCCTGCACTCTTTATCCCATCCCAATCTTCATTGCAAAAGCAGTGTGGAAGCCTTACCGGCTGAGAAGTATCCGGACAAATCCCTGCCAAATTTGGCAGTGTCAAGTCTCCGTAACATCATTCAAAGAAGGAAACTAGGAATGGATCACTACAGCTCTGACTCCCAACTATCGGTGAGCCTTGCCAACTCTCCAGAAGACCGCAAAGGACAACTCGAGAAAAGAAAACTTGCTAACTCGCGTTCTCCTACTTTGGTGGGCTCTAGGGAGTCTCTTGAAAATGCTTCGTTGACCCACTTGCACAGGAGGAATCCCATCAGCTATGAGCGGCGAGGCTCCGGGGCGCTTTTGGATCCCATCTCCCATCCACGAGCTGGTTTCCTCCCTCCGCTGAACCAGCATGCACCAATCCCAAACATCACTGGAAGCGGCAGCAACAAAACAGTTTGCGGCATAGCCGCAGGGACAAAGCCCTGCATTCCCTCGGCTCCTGCAGGTTTTCCAAAGGATCTCAAGACTAGGAAGAGGCTGATGAGAAGACACTCCATGCAAACCGAGCAGCTCAAGCGACATGGTGACTTCACCGAAATTTTTGGACACTGA